The Herbaspirillum sp. RTI4 genome has a segment encoding these proteins:
- the typA gene encoding translational GTPase TypA — MSTPKRAIRNIAIIAHVDHGKTTLVDQLLRQSGTFRENQQVDARVMDSNDIEKERGITILSKNCAVEYKGTHINIVDTPGHADFGGEVERVLSMVDSVLLLVDAQEGPMPQTRFVTRKALALGLKPIVVVNKIDRENADPQKAVNATFELFDKLGATDEQLDFPIIYASGFKGYAGLEDSIREGNMEPLFDAILEHVPAREDDPDGPLQLQITSLEYSSYVGKIGVGRILRGRVKALQDVVWMNGPDDKPTKARINQVLTFRGLDRVQVDEALAGDIVLINGIEDISIGSTICAPDTPEGLPMLKIDEPTLTMNFMVNNSPLAGREGKFVTTRQIRDRLDRELKANMALRVVQAENDDSTYEVSGRGELHLTILIENMRREGFELAVSRPRVVYKMVDGERHEPYENLTVDVEENNQGGVMEELGRRRGDLQNMEPDGKGRVRLEYRIPARGLIGFQGEFMTLTRGTGLMSHVFDEYAPVDNSKGELGGRRNGVLISQDDGAAVAYAIWKLQDRGRMFVSHNDPVYEGMIIGIHSRDNDLVVNPIKGKQLTNVRSSGTDEAVRLVPPIEMSLEYAVEFIDDDELVEVTPKSIRLRKRYLKENERKKAGRDS, encoded by the coding sequence ATGTCAACTCCAAAACGCGCTATTCGCAACATCGCCATCATTGCCCACGTCGATCATGGCAAGACCACACTCGTAGACCAGTTGCTGCGTCAATCTGGTACCTTCCGCGAAAACCAACAGGTTGACGCCCGCGTGATGGACTCCAACGATATCGAAAAAGAACGCGGTATCACGATTCTGTCTAAGAACTGTGCCGTCGAATACAAGGGCACCCACATCAACATCGTAGACACCCCCGGCCATGCCGACTTCGGTGGCGAAGTTGAGCGCGTGCTGTCGATGGTAGACAGCGTGCTGCTGCTGGTGGATGCGCAAGAAGGCCCGATGCCACAAACGCGTTTCGTAACGCGCAAGGCGCTGGCCCTGGGTCTGAAGCCTATCGTTGTGGTCAACAAGATCGACCGTGAAAATGCTGACCCGCAAAAAGCGGTCAACGCCACTTTCGAACTGTTCGACAAACTCGGCGCTACCGACGAGCAATTGGATTTCCCTATCATTTACGCATCGGGATTCAAAGGCTACGCTGGTCTGGAAGATTCCATCCGCGAAGGCAATATGGAGCCCCTGTTCGACGCAATCCTCGAACACGTTCCTGCACGCGAAGATGATCCGGATGGTCCGCTGCAACTGCAAATCACCTCGCTGGAATACTCGTCTTACGTCGGCAAAATCGGCGTTGGCCGTATCCTGCGCGGTCGCGTCAAAGCCCTGCAAGACGTGGTCTGGATGAATGGCCCGGATGACAAGCCAACCAAGGCGCGTATCAACCAAGTGCTGACTTTCCGTGGTCTGGATCGCGTGCAGGTTGACGAAGCACTGGCTGGCGACATCGTACTGATCAATGGTATTGAAGACATCAGCATTGGTTCCACCATCTGCGCACCGGACACCCCGGAAGGCTTGCCGATGTTGAAGATCGACGAACCGACACTGACCATGAACTTCATGGTGAACAATTCGCCACTGGCTGGCCGCGAAGGCAAATTCGTTACTACTCGTCAGATCCGCGACCGTCTGGACCGCGAACTGAAAGCCAACATGGCTTTGCGCGTAGTGCAAGCAGAAAACGACGATTCGACCTATGAAGTGTCGGGTCGCGGCGAATTGCATCTGACGATTCTGATTGAAAACATGCGTCGCGAAGGCTTCGAGCTGGCCGTTTCGCGTCCACGCGTGGTCTACAAGATGGTCGATGGCGAACGTCACGAGCCGTACGAAAATCTGACTGTGGATGTTGAAGAAAACAACCAGGGCGGTGTCATGGAAGAACTGGGTCGTCGTCGTGGCGATCTGCAGAACATGGAACCGGACGGCAAAGGACGTGTGCGCTTGGAATACCGTATTCCTGCACGCGGCCTGATTGGTTTTCAGGGCGAATTCATGACGCTGACACGCGGCACTGGCTTGATGAGCCACGTGTTCGACGAATACGCACCAGTGGACAACAGTAAGGGTGAACTCGGCGGTCGTCGCAATGGCGTGCTGATTTCCCAGGACGACGGCGCTGCCGTTGCCTACGCCATCTGGAAACTGCAAGATCGCGGCCGTATGTTCGTCAGCCACAATGATCCAGTCTATGAAGGCATGATCATCGGTATCCACTCGCGCGACAACGATCTGGTCGTCAACCCGATCAAGGGCAAGCAACTGACCAACGTTCGTTCCTCCGGTACTGACGAAGCGGTGCGCCTGGTGCCGCCAATCGAAATGTCGCTGGAATATGCAGTGGAATTCATTGATGACGACGAGCTGGTCGAAGTCACACCGAAGAGCATCCGCTTGCGCAAACGTTATCTGAAAGAAAACGAACGCAAAAAGGCTGGCCGCGATTCGTAA
- the truB gene encoding tRNA pseudouridine(55) synthase TruB: MASFQPKKKRVPVHGVLLLDKPVGHSSNDALIAAKRLLNAEKAGHTGTLDPFATGLLPLCFGEATKFAQDLLEADKTYETVVHLGVQTTTGDTEGEVLQTLEVDVTPEQIATVLERFRGPQEQTPPMYSALKRDGKPLYEYARAGITLEREARPVVIHALEMLQYQAPYLHLRVCCSKGTYIRVLGEDIGAALGCGAHLQALRRTGVGVLTLKDGITLEQFAAIPESERATSLMPVDALLTSFPVVELPEVLAQRFLQGQRLSLGKEQISAPEQLGRVRVYRREDQQLLGTGLMQEFTVLAPERLISTVQFQN; encoded by the coding sequence ATGGCGTCTTTCCAGCCTAAAAAAAAGCGCGTTCCCGTTCATGGCGTATTGCTCCTGGATAAGCCGGTCGGCCATTCCAGCAACGATGCCCTGATTGCGGCAAAGCGCCTGCTGAATGCGGAAAAAGCGGGCCACACTGGGACGCTGGACCCCTTCGCAACCGGCTTGCTGCCCTTGTGTTTTGGGGAGGCAACCAAGTTTGCGCAGGACTTGTTGGAGGCGGACAAAACCTACGAAACGGTAGTCCACCTGGGCGTGCAGACGACGACTGGCGACACCGAAGGGGAGGTGTTGCAGACTCTGGAAGTTGACGTTACGCCGGAGCAGATCGCCACCGTACTGGAGCGATTTCGTGGTCCTCAGGAGCAAACGCCGCCAATGTATTCTGCGCTCAAGCGCGACGGCAAGCCCTTGTACGAATACGCGCGCGCTGGCATTACGCTGGAACGCGAAGCCCGCCCGGTTGTGATCCATGCACTGGAAATGCTTCAGTACCAGGCACCGTATCTGCATCTGCGGGTTTGTTGCAGCAAGGGCACATATATTCGGGTGCTGGGCGAAGACATCGGCGCCGCACTCGGTTGCGGGGCGCATCTGCAGGCCTTGCGTCGCACCGGTGTCGGCGTACTGACGTTGAAGGACGGCATCACCCTGGAGCAGTTCGCGGCAATTCCCGAATCGGAACGCGCCACTTCATTGATGCCGGTCGATGCCTTGCTCACCTCGTTTCCGGTAGTGGAATTGCCGGAAGTGCTGGCGCAGCGATTTTTACAGGGTCAGCGTTTATCGCTTGGCAAGGAGCAGATCAGCGCGCCGGAACAACTCGGTCGGGTGCGTGTGTATCGACGGGAAGACCAGCAATTGCTGGGCACCGGACTGATGCAGGAATTTACTGTATTGGCCCCGGAGCGTTTGATTTCCACGGTGCAATTTCAGAATTAA
- the rbfA gene encoding 30S ribosome-binding factor RbfA, which produces MAKHSKSIPGRGLRVADQIQRDLSELIAYELKDPRVGMITLTEVQVTPDYAHAKVFFTTLQDDPVAVRGTLEVLNKAAGFLRTQLGRRLSIHTLPQLHFVHDDSTVRGLHMSKLIDEANATRAKDADES; this is translated from the coding sequence ATGGCAAAACATAGTAAATCGATTCCCGGCCGCGGCTTGCGCGTCGCCGACCAGATCCAGCGCGATCTGTCGGAACTCATCGCGTACGAATTGAAAGATCCCCGGGTTGGCATGATTACGCTGACCGAAGTTCAGGTGACCCCCGATTACGCACACGCCAAGGTGTTTTTCACGACCTTGCAGGATGATCCTGTCGCCGTGCGCGGCACGCTGGAAGTACTGAACAAGGCAGCCGGTTTTCTGCGGACGCAATTAGGTCGCCGTCTCAGCATCCATACGCTGCCGCAATTGCATTTCGTGCATGACGATTCGACGGTGCGCGGTTTGCATATGTCGAAACTGATCGACGAAGCCAACGCTACGCGTGCCAAGGATGCCGACGAAAGCTGA
- the infB gene encoding translation initiation factor IF-2 has product MASNNVAQFATELKMPADLLLTQLKSAGVDKSSEDDALSKEDKDRLLEHLRRVRGAAPDSDKKKITLTRKETTEIKQADATGKSRTIQVEVRKKRTFIKRDEAPQETAAAQEEAPVPVIDQAEIERRAAEAQRQVELIARQEADLREKQQRLAQLEAEEIAQAKAAEEHAKQAEREAKLAAKAEVAAEQAVAAIPVAAPEQTDPAEAEKKRAAAEEAKKKTELASKEAADRVVATERARKAVADEVAQIKAMMNAPRRVIKAPEPVVAPVVAKPAEGTLHKPADKKPGEKKDEKKPVVDKKSIKSANVSSTWQDDAKKRGTGMKARGPSGGGRDSWRGGPKGRRSNQQDDHESNFQAPTEAVVKDVHIPETITVAEVAHKMSVKASEVIKHLMKLGQMVTINQVLDQETAMIVVEEMGHRAFAAKLDDPEALLEEGVEHVDAIVLARAPVVTVMGHVDHGKTSLLDYIRRTKVASGEAGGITQHIGAYHVETSGGMITFLDTPGHEAFTAMRARGAKATDIVILVVAADDGVMPQTKEAIAHAKASGVPLVVAINKIDKPGSNLDRVKQELVAEGVVPEEYGGESPFIGVSAKTGEGIDSLLEQVLLQAEVLELTSAINVPARGLVIEAKLDKGRGPVATILVQSGTLKRGDVVLAGSSFGRVRAMLDENGKSITEAGPSIPVEIQGLTEVPVAGEEVLVMSDERKAREIGLFRQGKFRDVKLAKQQAAKLENMFDQMAEGEVKNLPMIVKTDVQGSQEALVQSLQKLSNSEVRVQVVHAAVGGITESDVNLAVASKAVIIGFNTRADASARKLAEANGVDIRYYNIIYDAVDEVRAAMSGMLSPEKREQSLGLVEIRQVFLVSKVGAIAGCYVLEGLVRRGSSVRLLRDNVVLWTGDLDSLKRFKDDAKEVRAGFECGLSLKNFNDIQVGDQLEIFEVQEIARTM; this is encoded by the coding sequence ATGGCAAGTAACAATGTAGCCCAATTTGCCACCGAGCTGAAAATGCCGGCGGATCTGCTGTTGACCCAATTGAAGTCGGCAGGAGTGGATAAAAGCTCTGAAGACGACGCCTTGTCGAAAGAAGATAAGGATCGCCTGCTCGAGCATTTGCGGCGGGTTCGTGGCGCAGCACCGGATAGCGACAAGAAAAAAATTACGCTGACTCGCAAGGAAACGACCGAAATCAAGCAGGCTGACGCTACTGGAAAGTCGCGCACGATCCAAGTGGAAGTGCGCAAAAAGCGGACGTTCATCAAGCGTGATGAGGCACCGCAAGAAACCGCTGCTGCGCAAGAAGAGGCGCCGGTTCCTGTGATCGACCAGGCGGAAATCGAACGGCGCGCAGCGGAAGCGCAGCGTCAGGTCGAATTGATCGCGCGTCAGGAAGCCGACCTGCGAGAGAAGCAGCAGCGTCTGGCGCAGCTGGAAGCGGAAGAAATCGCTCAAGCCAAAGCAGCTGAAGAGCATGCCAAGCAGGCAGAGCGTGAAGCCAAGCTGGCGGCGAAAGCAGAAGTTGCTGCCGAGCAGGCCGTCGCAGCGATTCCCGTTGCAGCACCTGAACAGACCGATCCGGCAGAAGCCGAGAAAAAGCGTGCAGCTGCCGAAGAAGCCAAGAAAAAAACCGAGCTGGCAAGCAAGGAAGCGGCTGACCGTGTCGTTGCAACTGAACGTGCCCGTAAGGCTGTCGCTGACGAAGTTGCGCAGATCAAGGCCATGATGAATGCGCCGCGGCGCGTCATCAAAGCACCGGAGCCAGTCGTCGCGCCGGTGGTTGCCAAGCCTGCTGAAGGCACATTGCACAAGCCGGCTGACAAGAAGCCGGGCGAAAAGAAAGACGAAAAGAAACCTGTCGTCGACAAGAAATCGATCAAGTCGGCCAATGTTTCCTCCACCTGGCAGGATGACGCGAAAAAACGCGGCACCGGCATGAAAGCACGCGGCCCAAGTGGCGGCGGGCGTGATAGCTGGCGCGGTGGCCCTAAGGGGCGTCGCAGCAATCAACAAGATGATCACGAAAGCAATTTCCAGGCGCCGACAGAAGCTGTCGTCAAGGATGTGCATATTCCTGAAACCATCACCGTAGCGGAAGTTGCGCACAAGATGTCGGTCAAGGCATCCGAAGTCATCAAGCATCTGATGAAACTGGGCCAAATGGTCACCATCAACCAGGTGCTGGACCAGGAAACGGCCATGATCGTGGTCGAAGAAATGGGCCACCGCGCATTCGCGGCCAAGCTCGATGACCCTGAAGCCTTGCTGGAAGAGGGTGTTGAGCATGTCGACGCTATCGTCCTGGCGCGCGCTCCGGTCGTCACCGTCATGGGTCACGTCGATCACGGTAAAACATCGCTGCTCGATTACATTCGTCGTACCAAGGTTGCTTCCGGCGAAGCCGGTGGCATTACCCAGCACATCGGCGCATATCACGTCGAAACGTCGGGTGGCATGATCACCTTCCTCGATACGCCGGGCCATGAAGCCTTTACGGCCATGCGTGCCCGCGGCGCCAAGGCAACCGACATCGTTATTCTGGTGGTTGCCGCCGACGATGGCGTGATGCCACAAACCAAGGAAGCGATTGCCCATGCCAAGGCCAGCGGTGTGCCGCTGGTCGTAGCGATCAACAAGATCGACAAGCCGGGCAGCAATCTGGACCGCGTTAAGCAGGAACTGGTTGCCGAAGGCGTCGTTCCTGAAGAATACGGCGGAGAGTCGCCATTCATCGGCGTGTCAGCCAAGACCGGTGAGGGTATCGATAGTCTGCTGGAACAAGTGCTGTTGCAGGCGGAAGTGCTGGAGCTGACATCGGCCATCAACGTGCCTGCACGCGGTCTGGTGATTGAAGCCAAGCTGGACAAGGGCCGCGGCCCGGTCGCCACTATTCTGGTGCAGTCGGGTACGCTCAAGCGCGGCGATGTCGTGCTGGCAGGTTCCTCATTCGGCCGGGTACGTGCGATGCTCGATGAAAATGGCAAGAGCATTACTGAAGCTGGCCCATCGATTCCGGTCGAAATTCAGGGTCTGACTGAAGTGCCGGTCGCCGGTGAAGAAGTTCTGGTCATGTCCGATGAGCGCAAAGCGCGTGAAATCGGCCTGTTCCGTCAAGGCAAGTTCCGCGACGTCAAGCTGGCCAAGCAACAAGCCGCCAAGCTCGAAAACATGTTCGATCAAATGGCCGAAGGCGAAGTCAAGAACCTGCCAATGATCGTCAAGACCGACGTGCAAGGTTCGCAGGAAGCACTGGTTCAATCCTTGCAAAAGCTGTCCAACAGCGAAGTGCGGGTGCAGGTGGTGCATGCGGCAGTCGGTGGTATTACCGAATCCGACGTCAACCTGGCCGTGGCCTCGAAGGCAGTCATCATCGGCTTCAACACACGGGCCGATGCCTCTGCCCGCAAGCTGGCCGAAGCCAATGGCGTGGACATCCGCTACTACAACATCATTTACGATGCGGTAGACGAAGTGCGGGCCGCCATGTCCGGCATGCTGTCGCCTGAAAAGCGCGAACAGTCGCTGGGTCTGGTTGAAATCCGACAAGTGTTCCTCGTCAGCAAAGTCGGCGCGATTGCCGGTTGCTATGTGCTCGAAGGTCTGGTGCGTCGCGGTTCGTCCGTGCGCCTGCTGCGCGACAATGTTGTGCTGTGGACCGGCGATCTGGATTCGCTCAAGCGCTTCAAGGACGACGCCAAAGAAGTCCGAGCTGGCTTCGAATGCGGTTTGTCACTCAAGAACTTCAACGACATCCAGGTCGGCGATCAGCTCGAGATTTTCGAAGTGCAGGAAATCGCCCGCACGATGTAA
- the nusA gene encoding transcription termination factor NusA, with the protein MSREVLLLVDALAREKNVDQDVVFGALEHALAQATKKRYEGDVDIRVTINREDGGFESFRRWHVVPDEAGLQLPDQEVLHFEAKEQIPDIEVDEYIEEPIESVDFGRRFAQDTKQVVLQRIRDAEREQILADFLERGDSLVTGTIKRMERGDAIVESGKIEARLPRDQTIPKENLRIGDRVRAYILRVERNARGPQVILSRTAPEFIMKLFELEVPEIEQGLLDIKSAARDPGVRAKIAVYTADKRIDPIGTCVGMRGSRVQAVTGELGGERVDIVLWSEDPAQFVIGALAPANVSSIMVDEDTHAMDVVVDEENLAIAIGRGGQNVRLAAELTGWQINIMTAEESADKSAVETGAIRALFMAKLDVDQEVADILVEEGFASLEEIAYVPINEMLEIESFDEDTVNELRNRARDALVSEAIASEEGLEGMEEALIEFEGMERVMAGKLGLAGIKTLKAFIALAYDEFAAILALPADRARQLRENEFADVTDDEMTLIDAKYDEHAKALQARAWSLAEAK; encoded by the coding sequence ATGAGCCGCGAAGTTTTATTGTTAGTCGATGCGCTGGCGCGCGAAAAAAATGTCGATCAGGATGTCGTTTTCGGCGCGCTCGAACACGCTCTCGCCCAGGCCACCAAAAAACGCTATGAAGGCGATGTCGACATCCGGGTCACGATCAATCGTGAAGATGGCGGATTCGAATCTTTCCGCCGCTGGCACGTTGTGCCAGATGAGGCCGGCTTGCAGCTGCCCGATCAGGAAGTGCTGCATTTCGAAGCCAAAGAGCAAATCCCCGATATCGAAGTGGATGAATACATCGAAGAGCCGATCGAATCGGTCGACTTCGGACGCCGCTTCGCCCAAGATACAAAGCAAGTGGTTCTGCAACGTATCCGTGACGCCGAGCGCGAACAAATTCTGGCTGATTTCCTGGAGCGCGGTGATTCATTGGTCACCGGCACGATCAAGCGCATGGAACGCGGCGATGCCATTGTGGAATCCGGCAAAATCGAAGCCCGCCTGCCACGCGACCAGACTATCCCTAAAGAAAATCTGCGCATCGGCGACCGCGTCCGCGCTTATATTCTGCGCGTAGAACGCAACGCTCGTGGCCCACAGGTCATCCTGTCGCGCACCGCGCCTGAATTCATCATGAAGCTGTTCGAGCTGGAAGTCCCGGAAATCGAACAAGGCCTGCTGGACATTAAATCAGCAGCACGCGATCCCGGCGTTCGCGCCAAGATCGCCGTCTATACAGCAGACAAACGCATCGATCCTATCGGCACCTGTGTCGGCATGCGCGGTTCGCGCGTGCAGGCAGTGACCGGCGAACTCGGCGGTGAGCGTGTCGATATCGTCCTGTGGTCGGAAGACCCGGCGCAGTTTGTTATCGGCGCACTGGCGCCGGCGAATGTGTCGTCGATTATGGTCGATGAAGATACGCACGCCATGGATGTCGTGGTGGATGAAGAAAATCTGGCCATCGCTATCGGCCGCGGCGGACAAAACGTCCGTCTGGCGGCAGAGCTGACCGGCTGGCAGATCAACATCATGACTGCGGAAGAATCGGCTGACAAATCCGCTGTGGAAACTGGTGCGATCCGCGCCTTGTTCATGGCAAAACTGGATGTCGATCAGGAAGTGGCCGATATTCTGGTGGAAGAAGGTTTCGCCAGTCTGGAAGAGATCGCCTACGTGCCGATCAATGAAATGCTGGAAATCGAATCCTTCGACGAAGACACCGTCAACGAACTGCGTAATCGCGCTCGCGATGCCCTGGTCAGTGAAGCGATTGCCTCGGAAGAGGGACTCGAAGGCATGGAAGAGGCGCTGATCGAATTCGAGGGCATGGAGCGCGTGATGGCCGGCAAGCTGGGTCTGGCGGGTATCAAGACACTGAAGGCTTTTATCGCGCTGGCCTACGATGAATTCGCAGCGATTCTGGCATTGCCAGCAGATCGCGCACGTCAGCTGAGAGAAAACGAATTTGCAGATGTGACGGATGATGAGATGACACTCATTGACGCCAAATACGATGAGCATGCGAAAGCATTGCAGGCCAGGGCATGGAGCCTTGCTGAAGCTAAATAA
- the rimP gene encoding ribosome maturation factor RimP — translation MQLQEMIETTLTGMGYELVDFEKAAHGMLRVYIDFPPERADQGAITVEDCEKVTHQLLHVFTVENVVYERLEVSSPGLDRPLKKLADFQRFVDQEALIKLRVPMPGTAHRKSFQGLLRAPDGEVLKLEFEANDGSVAVLDFALADVDKARLVPQVNFRSRKA, via the coding sequence TTGCAATTGCAGGAAATGATAGAGACAACCCTGACGGGCATGGGTTACGAATTGGTGGACTTTGAAAAAGCCGCGCACGGCATGCTGCGCGTGTACATCGACTTCCCGCCCGAGCGCGCGGATCAGGGTGCAATCACCGTCGAAGACTGCGAAAAAGTCACGCATCAGTTACTGCATGTATTTACGGTAGAAAATGTCGTCTACGAACGGCTGGAAGTATCGTCCCCCGGACTGGATAGGCCGCTGAAAAAGCTGGCTGATTTCCAGCGTTTCGTTGATCAGGAAGCCCTGATCAAACTGCGGGTGCCGATGCCGGGTACGGCGCATCGCAAATCTTTCCAAGGTTTGTTGCGCGCACCGGATGGTGAAGTACTAAAACTGGAATTCGAAGCAAACGATGGGTCGGTAGCGGTGCTGGATTTTGCGCTCGCCGATGTGGATAAGGCACGTCTGGTGCCGCAAGTGAATTTTAGGAGCCGCAAAGCATGA
- a CDS encoding pseudouridine synthase, whose translation MKPTSSPDTSTAQPTTGAANDVVTTTETVKPIKKRAKKVADEATALPLKTTETASAETAEKPAPKKRASRAKVVKELATEAALPVTADAVSAPVPVIKAKPKPRAKPVIVAEAAAAVVVEAPVQKILTAPRPVVVVTVSSEPTSSAPQLFDTPGAEAPRDKTPRRGVRGPRAMRNNRIAQRAAEAAGEGTVPPAPHQTEMMSFDAMPNAPIPVADNAIAESRKQGQDRQRQNPKGKKPFVKGQGKTKAPQLGARNNGNAAEDIFSYVTSEAFDSSAEEGGPGNRPQHERRGKNGQRDLIADDDAPKLHKVLAEVGLGSRRDMEELIIAGRVSVNGEPAHIGQRILPADQVRINGKLLHRKVSKRPPRVLMYHKPAGEIVSHNDPEGRSSVFERLPTMKVGKWLAVGRLDFNTEGLLLFTTSGDLANRLMHPRYGIDREYAVRTLGELEEGMRQKLLNGVELDDGTAQFSKISDGGGEGVNKWYRVIIGEGRNREVRRMFEAVGLTVSRLIRTRYGAMTLPSGLKRGRWEELEENAVRDLLAVSGLEKIVPDGKAPGKKQGGGRYGDDNGNRRGNGNSTGNGNSAGYGNGNSYGNSNGNVNGNVNGNVSGGNANGGGYAGNGGGRGKPQGQGSYAGAAQGAPRRSQWQGGSNPDGGGQGQGKPRSRQPDPLQTALGFPDAGQRRQSRPRSPMGQAKPQGQGQGQGQNGMPRRRTRG comes from the coding sequence CATTGCCGCTCAAGACGACTGAGACCGCATCCGCCGAGACGGCAGAAAAGCCGGCACCGAAGAAGCGGGCTTCACGGGCCAAGGTAGTTAAGGAACTGGCGACCGAGGCCGCATTGCCTGTTACTGCAGACGCCGTGTCGGCGCCCGTACCGGTGATCAAAGCGAAACCCAAGCCACGCGCCAAACCAGTGATCGTCGCCGAAGCCGCAGCTGCCGTGGTCGTGGAGGCTCCGGTGCAGAAAATATTGACAGCCCCGCGTCCGGTGGTCGTCGTGACCGTCAGTAGCGAGCCGACATCGTCCGCGCCACAACTGTTCGATACCCCGGGTGCGGAAGCCCCCCGTGACAAAACACCGCGCCGCGGCGTACGTGGCCCCCGCGCCATGCGTAACAATCGGATCGCTCAACGGGCAGCCGAGGCAGCCGGCGAGGGTACAGTTCCACCGGCACCGCATCAGACTGAAATGATGAGCTTCGATGCAATGCCCAATGCGCCTATTCCCGTCGCCGACAACGCGATTGCTGAATCACGCAAGCAAGGACAAGATCGGCAACGTCAGAATCCCAAAGGTAAAAAGCCTTTCGTCAAAGGCCAGGGCAAGACCAAAGCGCCGCAACTCGGTGCGCGCAACAATGGCAATGCGGCCGAAGATATTTTTTCCTACGTCACCTCGGAGGCTTTCGATAGTTCCGCAGAAGAAGGCGGCCCGGGCAATCGTCCACAGCATGAACGTCGCGGTAAAAATGGTCAGCGTGATCTGATCGCCGATGATGACGCGCCAAAACTGCACAAAGTGCTGGCGGAAGTCGGTCTCGGATCACGGCGCGATATGGAAGAACTGATTATTGCCGGCCGCGTCTCGGTCAATGGCGAGCCTGCTCACATCGGTCAGCGGATTCTGCCGGCTGACCAGGTCCGTATCAATGGCAAGCTGTTGCATCGTAAAGTCAGCAAGCGCCCGCCGCGCGTATTGATGTACCACAAGCCGGCCGGTGAAATTGTCAGTCATAACGACCCTGAAGGCCGCTCCTCGGTATTCGAGCGCTTGCCGACCATGAAAGTCGGAAAGTGGCTGGCCGTGGGACGTCTGGATTTCAACACCGAAGGTTTGCTGTTGTTTACAACCTCCGGCGATCTGGCTAACCGTCTGATGCACCCGCGCTACGGCATTGATCGTGAATATGCCGTCCGTACCTTGGGCGAGCTGGAAGAGGGCATGCGCCAGAAACTGTTGAATGGCGTCGAACTGGATGACGGCACGGCGCAGTTTTCAAAAATTTCTGACGGCGGTGGTGAAGGCGTTAATAAGTGGTATCGCGTCATCATCGGCGAAGGTCGTAATCGTGAAGTGCGCCGGATGTTTGAGGCGGTTGGTTTGACGGTTTCACGTCTGATCCGTACCCGTTACGGTGCCATGACCTTGCCGAGCGGCCTGAAACGCGGCCGTTGGGAAGAGCTGGAAGAAAACGCTGTGCGTGATTTGCTTGCCGTGAGTGGCCTGGAAAAAATAGTACCCGATGGTAAAGCTCCGGGCAAAAAGCAGGGCGGCGGTCGTTATGGCGATGACAACGGTAATCGTCGTGGTAACGGCAACAGCACCGGCAATGGCAACAGCGCTGGTTATGGTAATGGCAACAGTTACGGCAATAGCAACGGGAACGTCAACGGCAATGTGAATGGCAACGTCAGCGGCGGCAATGCCAATGGCGGTGGATATGCCGGTAATGGCGGCGGCCGTGGCAAACCGCAGGGACAGGGTTCGTATGCCGGCGCAGCGCAAGGCGCGCCGCGTCGCAGCCAATGGCAGGGCGGCAGCAATCCTGATGGCGGCGGTCAGGGGCAAGGAAAGCCACGCTCCCGGCAACCTGATCCATTGCAGACAGCTCTCGGGTTTCCTGACGCTGGTCAGCGCCGTCAATCGCGTCCGCGTAGTCCCATGGGGCAAGCAAAGCCACAAGGGCAAGGGCAGGGTCAAGGACAGAACGGTATGCCGCGTCGGCGCACGCGCGGCTGA